tcttttcttttttgaatCCTTATTCATCCACATCTACGTCTACAGTttaaaaaagataaaatgaCATTCGGAGACAGAGGCGGTCGTGGCGGTGCTCGAGGTGGCCGAGGTGGTGGTcgtggaggtggaggtggaagaggaggtgCTCGAGGTGGATTTGGTGGTGGATTTGGTGGTGGTCGTGGTGCTGCTCGGGGTGGTGCTGGCGCTCGAGGTGCGTGTGTTGTTTCTTGGCTGGTTGTGTCTGACTTGTTGCAGGGCGAGGTGCTCCTCGAGGTGGTGGTCGCGGCGGACGAGGTGGTGGCCGTGGTGGCAAACCTGGTCTCGGTATGAGAGGCGCGGGAAGCGTGACGTTGGAACCCCACAAGCATGAAGGTGTCTACATCGCCAAGGGAAAGGAGCATCTTTTGGTTACCCGAAATATGACCCCGGGAGAGTCTGTCTATGGAGAAAAGCGAATTAGCATTGCTACCACCAATGCGGAGggcgaagaggaaaagatagagTACCGAGTTTGGAATCCGTTTAGGAGCAAGCTGGCGGCTGGTATATTGGGTGGTCTCGACAACATCTATGTGAGCTGGTTATCGTCGCTGTTGGCTTGTTGCTGATGAATCAAGATCAAACCCGGAGCCAAGGTTCTCTACCTCGGTGCTGCTTCTGGTTCCTCTGTCTCTCATGTCTCGGACGTCGTTGGTCCGGATGGGGTTGTCTATGCTGTTGAATTCTCCCACCGACCTGGACGAGAGCTGATTGGGATGGCCAAAAAGAGGACCAACGTTGTCCGTAAGTTGACCAGTTATTCGTTTTTGCAGTTGATTAACAGAATCATTAgccattgttgatgatgcCCGACACCCGCAAAAGTATCGCATGCTCGTCCAAATGGTCGATGTCATTTTTGCCGACGTTGCCCAGCCAGATCAAGCACGTATCATTGCCCTCAATGCGCATCATTTCCTCAAGAACGGCGGAGCTATCGTTATCTCTATCAAGGCCAATTGTATCGATTCGACGGCGCCCGCCGCACAAGTGTTTGCGAGTGAAGTCAACAacatgagaaaagaggGTATCAAACCCAAGGGTGAGTTAGCTTCGTATTACGCAAAGAGTGTGCTGATGAGTCATTAGAACAACTTACACTTGAACCTTATGAGCGAGATCATGCCATTGTTGTCGGTATCTATCAACGCCACACCTAATTGCCCAATCCCGTTACTTTTTTGTCCTCTCAAAACCATCATTCGGCAAAGCAAGAATGACTCTTTATCCAAATATTCGTATTTTCTCTTGCCGACGTTTTATCGGGCGGCTTTTTTCTCTCTAGTTGATTTTTTGCATGTATGAAAACTTAGAATGCTAACACTTGCATGTTACATAATTGTGCATTTGTTCTATATATGCCCAACACTGTAATCAAGATGAATATCACGATACCTGGTATCACTGAAATGATATCAAAATCAATGTTGACCCAATAGAAACCTTGTCACATCATCACGCTGTTCTCAACGTTGAAGTGAGCTTTTCCATCCGGATGGTACATCCCATTTCCACcttccaatcttttccagtTCTCTTTTTGCCGTTTCATATGCGTCTATATACTGGGCATCATCTTTCAGCCAGTGCCATCCTACGGCACCCTGATCTGCTCTGCGAAAAAATTCTCTGTGCCAATTCCTAAGCTTATCCCATAGATCCAGTCGCCTTAAGCCTGTACACGGATCTGGTGACTTAGGAGAATGAGTAAAAGCACCTTTGTACTGCGCTAACTGCGATGTGCGAGGTGATTGAAAACATGATTTAGGGGCAGACGGTGATAGAGGGAGTGAAAATAGTAGCTCCCCTATACTAGCATCTTCATGCCACTGCCGATACTGATAGTCCTCGGGGATGTCTGTCATGGCCAGAGTTTTGACCTGTTGGGCACACGCCATTTCAGTAAACGCTTTTCCTTGGAACAAGTAAACACATACCACACCCCAAGAGAAGCCATACATCATTCCTTCAAAGTAATGATGGTATTTCGTCGATCGTCCAAGTCCCGTACCGACATACGACGGGTTAGCCGGGTCTTGCTTGAGgagaaagggaagaaggtTGGGAAGGATAGGGAATGTCTGGAGAATGTTAGAGGTCTTGTGTGATCAACAAAGACACTTACATCGTCATCACATTTGAGCACCCACAAGccaactcttttccttctccctACCCATCTAAGCCATTCCAACGACTTGCCCTCATTCATATTTTCGCCTCCCCTTAGCCCCTCCAATCTCACTAGGTCCCCAtacaacttttcctctcGATCAATCTCAAGCGCCTCTTTTTCGTCATAAATGGCATGGCCAGGAGGTGGTTTACCCAGTACAAATTTGACTTCTATCAGATGGCGATACGCTTCTGGAATTGTCTCAAGCGTTGAATGATGGCGAATCAAGTCTCGCCGTAAGCGTGCCTTTGTCGTTGGCATGGAAAATATATGCAGCATGAGCAACGCTGGACTGACCAGCTCTCCGTTGACCCATTCAGCTGGCGTCAGAGCCGGGATTGGCCATTCTCCTGGCCATGTAGATTGCTTCAGCACTTCTACAATGTGAATCGATGGCGTTTCTCCCTTTGGCATACCCACATACGGTGCGATTAGTGGCTGTAGCATCGACGGCGTATAGTGCATGATAACATTGAAGCGTTGATGGCTCCCTATGTGGCAGAAGGTAGCGATTGTGGGATAAAGAGTTTGTGCTGCAAAAATCGTGGCGACAATAACAAGAGCCAgcaacaaaagagaagtcCGTCGAAGCATTATACtaagaatgaaaagacaatgtACAAATTCATAAACGAATTTGTCCGCATTTTAATAGGTTTGTATTGTTTTATTTAGGTCTCTCAGATTTGATGGTGGCGAAACGCGTTATCTTGACGCCTCTTGTTACGTAATGTGGTGGCGTCTCTTGACGCGTCGCGTGTAGATGtaaattgtttttgaatttgaatcTATCAAAAGTCATCATGGGCAGAGAAATAATATCGCTACAAGCAGGTCAAGCTGGAAATCAAAGTATGTATCTGTGACGATGAGCGGCGGCTGATATATGTATAGTTGGCGCACAAGTAAGCAAGGAGTGACACACTTGGGACTGACATGGCAGTTTTGGCAAAAATTATGTGCAGAGCACGGCATATCTCCTCAAGGCGACCTGGAAGATTGGGCGGCAGAGGGTGGCCATGGCGACCGCAAAGATGTATTCTTTTATCAGGCGGACGATGAACATTACATCCCCCGTGCCATTCTCATCGACCTGGAGCCAAGAGTGAGTTAAGCTTGGAAGCTTCATGGCTGATAGTACAGGTCATCAACACTATCCTGACGTCGCCATTCAAAGGGCTCTACAATCCGGAAAACATTTATGTCTCCAAAGATGGTGGCGGTGCGGGCAATAACTGGGCTCAGGGGTACAGTGCAGGCGAAAAGGTCTATGATGatttgatggagatgattGATCGAGAGGCAGATGGAAGCGATTCTCTAGAGGTAAGCTGTTACTATCCGAACCAATTGCTAAGTAGGTCTAGGGTTTCATGCTGCTTCACTCTATAGCAGGTGGCACAGGCTCGGGACTCGGTTCATACCTTCTTGAACGACTAAACGACCGTTTTCCCAAAAAACTCATTCAAACTTACTCCGTCTTTCCTGAATCATCTGACGTTGTCGTTCAACCGTACAATTCATTGCTGGCGACAAAACGTTTGGTCAACAATGCTGATAGTGTAGTGGTGCTTGACAATGCAGCTTTGACAAGGATAGCGGCCGATAGATTACATGTGCAGGATCCGAGTTTTGTGCAGACAAATCAACTCGTGAGTGGTTTATGAATCGGGCTAGACTGACCTTGGGCAGGTATCGACAGTGATGGCAGCGTCGACGACCACGCTCCGATATCCCTCCTATATGAATAACGACCTCGTCGGTATTATAGCCAGTCTTATACCTACACCAAGATGTCACTTTTTGATGACTTCTTATACTCCATTTACTGGTGATGAAATTGACAAGGTGAGATTGTGTCCACTATGGAGGGTCATACTCACAGCCTGTAGGCGAAATCAATTCGCAAAACAACGACTCTTGACGTCATGCGGCGGCTTCTCCAGCCGAAAAACCGCATGGTGTCTACAACATCTACCAAATCATCTGCCTATATTTCTTGCCTCAACATCATTTCTGGGGATGTTGACCCGACAGATGTGCACAAGTCATTGTTGAGAATACGTGAAAGGCAGCTTGCAAATTTTATTCCATGGGGTCCAGCCAGCATACAAGTCGcattgacaagaagaagagggatgGGAGCGGGGAGCAATAGAGTCAGTGGCGTGATGATGGCAAACCATACAAGCATGGCTTCTGTGCGTCTGTTCTAATAATCTGACTGCTGGATGCTCACTCGTTATTAGCTCTTCAAAAGGATGATTCATCAATACGATATGCTTCGTAAGCGCAATGCGTTTTTGGAACAATATAAAAAGGAGGAAATGTTTGCGGATGGATTAGATGAGTTTGACGATGCGCGCCGAGTCGTTGCAGAGTTGCAGGAAGAGTACCTGGCAGCAGAGAGACCGGATTATATCGATTACGGCGGCGAGTAGACGAGTTTTGTGGGTAGTCTGTCTTTGGGATCATTTTAGATGTACAACATATTCCATCGCATACTTATAAAAAGTGTTACAACCCATACTCTACTTTCCACTTGTCCAACAGTTGCAGACTGACATTTGAACCTCCACAAACTTCAAGCACAACAATGCTCTGCTCCGTTACACCCATCACTTCCCTCAATTTCCCGGAATATATCATAGCGAGTGTAGCGCCACAAGCCGGCTCCACCAGAATCCGTTCATCGTCTGCAAACCTCAAACAGGCATCCACCGCTTGTCGGTCAGTCACGACAACGCTGGTCACGTTTCCTCTCTCTGCCACCTGCAACGCCTTTTGCGCCACTCGCACGCAGCCAAGAGATGTCGCAATAGATTTGATACCGGGGAGTGTGACCACGTGTCCGGCGCGAAGGGCTTCAGCGAACGATTCTGCTCCTTGCGTTTCCACGCCGACCACTCGGGTCTGACAGCCAACGGTGACACCACATTCCTCGAGACCCTGACAGATCCCAATCAAGAGCCCTCCGCCGCCTACCGAGCATACAATCGCATCCGGCGGCACACCCAACAGCTGGTCAACGAGCTCGTGTGCAACGCTTGAAGCTCCTTTCCAGATATCTGGATGATCAAATGGAGGAACGTATATCCCATACGGGTCTTGTGGCAACAGTGTCTCCCGAAGCCAATTGTCTGCTTCAGCAATCGTCTTCCCTTGCACAATCACAGTCGCCGCCCCTGCTCCCGCTTGTACAATGTTTTTCACCATTTCAGGTGACGTAGAGACGGGCACGACGACGGTCGAGGGATAACCGTAGAGGGCTGAGGCCGCAGTGACGCAGGCGAGTCCGGCATTGCCACCAGAAGAAGCGTAAAAGTGAAGAGGTGTGTCCGGAGGATAGCTCGAGATGCTCTGGCGAACAAGATTTCCTATGCCCCTGGCACATGGCCGGTCAGCCTCACACAGGATAGGACAAGACGATTGGCTTACCTTGATTTGAACGACCCCGAGGGTTGGAGGTTGTCGAgtttgagaaagatgcGACTGACATGCTGTGAATATCGACCGGATCCAGTCAGTCTGCACTCACCACCCTGCCATGCGTGATAGCGCGGCCGACTCTACCAATGGTGTCTGGCGCCATGGTTGTGGAAGCTCGGGAGGAGGTGTCAGAAGGCTTGCCACTGTCATCCTTCTTTGAAATCAAATCAGTTAGTCAACGTTGACGGTGTTGGTGGATCAGTATGATGAATAAGTTAGTAGTGAATGGGTCAGTCCAGTCGCAACGCcttttatatatatctctctctcaCCGGTTACCATATGTATCAGTTTTTCCATTCCTATTTCCCCAAACACCTACAAAGTCACGTGCAGTTCGAATGGCAGCTGGTCATTACGCTTGGAGCATTAACACGATAAACTGTTCAACTGtaaaaaaaggaaaaaaaaaaaaaaacatttcCCACAAGTTCTtggaaaataaaaagaaacaagttGGAAAATGAAAATTGGCCATGACCATGGACGGAAGCAAAATGAACTAGCATAAGGTATCAGGAATGGACGATGGGTGATGCATAGGCGCGTGGGATAGTTGGCACGCCTAAATTCAATAACACGTCATCTAGCCCATTAGAAAGTCTTGTTCTGTTCTGAATCTTTATGCTATCTATATaaacgggatcaaatcgACAAATGGCGTTGATATAATTGGGCGTTTGAATGTCACGAATAAAGCATTGTACGTAATCACGGAAGCAATTTTTGACTATATTCAACTCGGCCCGAATGGATCGATGTATTTTGCATGTACAACTTGAGCTGCCTTGTTCAATTCACCATATCTCGTCTAATACCAATGATGAAGCTTGAAACGCAATGCTCTTCGACTTGCAGTTGTTGATTGCATCTGTGGGcatgtcaagcttgcaggcTGGCTCATCTGATGGCTCACGGCTTCACCCGACATGACTCTTCTAGCCATTTAAATGAACATAGCTCCAACTTGCTTATTAGTGATACATGGCATATACGGTAATATTCAAATACACAACATGGGAAGAGATAAGAGTGACAGCCATTAAacattacgtaattattTTGGGTGTGGTAATTTCACGAATGAATACATGATCAATTCACATCTAACATTGCCACTCTCTACTGTCATTTTCACGTGCCATGCCATTAAAGACACAATCACAAGTAGATATCTACGCGTCGCTACGAATGGCTGCTCCCATACACCACGCAGCTGCCAGTGACGCTGACCATTCTCTTACCCGAGTTCTTCCACCTTTCTTGTGTTCATTGCCCAGTGGCAAAGTCAGAGGCTGCTAGAAGAGTCGTCAAGAATGGTTGCCTGGAAATTTGGATGGACTTGACAACCATCCGGCGTCCACCGACTTGCCCAATGAAGGCATCTGTTGTGCCACACTGGGTTTTGATGACAACTATGTGAATAGTATGTATGAAGGCGTtccaatacagcaaatGTAGCACTGGTGTTGCATGAAACGAAGTATATGAAAGCATTCTACAGTTgatctatatatatctatttccTTGTGCTCTCCGTTGACGCACCTCCGTCTTCACCACTCCCAGTGGTaagtgctgacgcacttacACCCAAGTATTTCCCCTTGTATCCTCATCAGATGTTATCGCAAAATGCAGAAAAGACGGCTTTCCAATTCCTCTTTGCTGATTGGTGGAACGAGtgttttgtttggttcgACCCGTGAAAACGTTGAGTGTCTTTCCAGACGGAAAGCGTCTTGCAAGGCTGTTGGAACTTGACTCGAGAGTGGTCAAGCGAATAGACACAGTCTAGGAGATAACAGCCGCTCAGAGGACAGTCCGAAAGATGCCGTCTTTGgttgtatatataaaagCAAGGAGATAGGAGATGGGTACGGCTTGTTACAAACCCTAAACTCGAATAGAAATGAGTGTGTCTATTGAACAAGCCTTCTCTCACTGCCCGTCAGTGGACAAACCCTTGGTGGCTCTCCAGGTTGCCCATTCGCAAAGTGAGTCgttgtcatgaatattaggAATAATCGAGATGCACGCTttgtaccaaaaggtcacaataatgcaatctacgcTGCGTTATTATCTATTGGCTATATTTATGACAATTACTAGCTTTTACTTGGTACCTGTCGAGTCTACTGGCAAGCCTCTCCCTGGGTATCACCCCGGACAGTATCTCGCCGTCTTGGGACACAAACAGGTTAGGCAGTGAGTATGGCATGGTTGGGTGACTATGAGCCGACGCTGTCAAGATATTCCTTGTCGGATTCACCCAATGGCAAATACTTTTGCATCTCTGTCAAGCGAGAGGATGGCATTCCTGTCCCTATCTCGGCTGACCCAAATGTTCCCGCCGATCCAGGATGGTGAGTTGGGCATCTACCCGTCGCGAATGCTTGATTGACCTAGGCAGGATGAGTAACCTCTTGCATAAAGAGCTTCACGAAGGAGATCACATTGATGTGGCTTCGCCTTATGGCGACTTTTCCTTTACCTATGCTACGGTAGCACGTAATGAAGATGTTTATGCGTTTGGATCCTATTGGAGAGACATTGCTAAAAAGCGTAACAACATCATCTACAAGGTGTTTTATTCTTCTCCTGGCACTGGCGCCATGTTGGGCAAAAACGATGACCACAAAGGTAGAATGGATTTGCAAGACGAGACCACCCAGTATTAGTAAGATAAATTTCCTGTGAAACGTTCAAGTTGGCTGACAAAGATGTGTTTGCTTGTGTGGCCCAGCTAATTTCATGTCGGACAAGCTACATGAGCTCCAGTCTCGCGGCGTTGATGAGCAGCAAATACATATTGAGTTGTTTGCTGCGGGAGATTTGCCATCAGTATCCCATTAGACGGATGCTAGATTTATCTCTTATTGCCGTAAGAGATATGCAAGTTCAATGCCGATGTATGTGTATGAGTACAGGAAGGATTGAAGCAGCGGTTGGTGATCCGTGGTTATTGTAAACAGCTGTTGAACTTACACCAACGTTGTGTCTATGGTCACTCTGGATGGATGCGCATAATACATATATGACAAATGTGACTGATGGTCATCATGGTGATGTTTCAATATTGACATGCTTAATGTCTGCCAAACCACAATGCTATGTGATACGATATGCCCAGCTGTCTAATGCTAACTCGGTCCTGTTGtaaatgcaaaaagaagagtaaaagagagatgcatTTTATCTTAGTGTTGGAGTAATATATACGGCAAGTGCCACTATATATACCATCTCCAAGGAGGTTAATTGACCATTGCGTAAGACGTGTTGAATGGTATTACACTTTTTTCGTCTCTGTTGTTTCAATCtgctttttgttttgataGGCGAGCCATTCATTCTAGCAGACCCTTTTGTGGCATGGCTAGTATTCAACGAGATTCAAGACGGTAACAGCAAAGGCagccaagaaagaagattaGTTGCGGCCAGTTGACCGCTGGCTAAACCTGCTTGGAGATATGAATCTTTGAACTAAGCCTCTTCGTCAATCGTGTCAAATCCCATAGAAGCTCATCGTGCAATAAAACCGTCTTTGTCAAAGAGCACAGCTGTAAACGTGGGCTCCGGTTACGGATAAAGAGAAGCCGCTGTATTGCCGTAGACGATAAATGGCTGTGTTGCGCAGATCTGGAAGAGTTTGAAACGTTACCGGTGAGGGATTGTAAGTCAGGCATTGCTGTACTTGATACGCCGTTCCACGTGTCAAATACAGTTGCTTCGTTGCCTAACCTCACTGAGCCCAAATCTCGCCGCATGCCTAAGCTTCATTCTGTAATCCTCCTTGCTTTGCGTTTTGATAAGTGGTCGCAGTAGAACAGCCGCATCGTCTTCCACAGCCGGCATGGTCAGATTGCTACCCATCTTGTATGCTACTGGGAATGATTGGGCAAACGACATTCGGCAAGACTCGTCGTTGACCTATGACTCTCCATTCACCTCATATAGGTTGAGACTATGTAAATCAATAACCAAGTAGAGTCCAACTAATCCAGATTATCTCATCAGCGATGACAACGACTTTTCTACTCACACAATCGCTCTCCTCAATCCGTCGAAACCATCTCCTTGCTGGACAACTTGCGTCGTCAAgttgtctttttgaatttcgctgattcaacttttctcatAAAAAGTGCAACGACGGAAGCAAAATATCTCCCCATatgacctccacctcccATGAGATAAGATTGTAAATCCGATGACGCCATCACATACACCATAAGACGTTACTCGTctttttatcatttctcaaaaagatataaaagattCAGCTTACAACATTCCCATCCTGCAATAATAGACCACCATGGCAGCGCTTCGACTGGGAGATATCGCTCCAAACTTTGAAGCAGAGACCACCCATGGCAGAATCGATGCAAGTGGTAGCGACGCCCATGGATCCTTGACTGACGGTCGGCATAGTTTCACGATTGGCTCGGCGGATCTTGGGCTATACTCTTTTCCCATCCGGATGACTACACCCCAGTCTGTACGACTGAACTCTCTGCTGTCAATCTATCCTATGCCGATTTTGCATCCCGTGGTGTCAAGCTTATAGGTCTTTCTGCCAACACGATTGAATCCCACCAGAACTGGATCAAGGATATTGAAAATCTGACTCCGGGAGGACCTTCTTTACAGTTTCCCATCATTGGCGATGAGGACAGGAAGGTTTCTGAACTGTACGGAATGCTGGACCACCTCGATGCCACCAATGTAGACAAGAAGGGTATTCCCTTTACCGTCCGGACCGTTTTCATCAGCAAGTATTGTAGCGTCCGACGACGGCAAGCTAATATCTCCTTCTAGTCGACCCCAATAAGCAGATTCGACTTACCTTTGCCTATCCCGCTTCTACCGGTCGAAACTTTCCAGAAATCCTTCGTGTGATTGACTCTCTTCAACTCGGTGACAAGCACAAGATTACGACCCCTGCGTACGTCTTGGTGTTTTGCAGGGTAACTGACAGTTGACATAGCAACTGGAAACAAGGCGACGATGTTATCGTCCATCCCTCTGTCCAAGGAGAACAAGTAAAAGAGCTGTTTGGCGACCATGTCAAGACTGTCTACGTGCGTCGCTTTCCCTTAATCAAAAGCTGCCTGACCATGTATTCTAGCCTTACCTTCGATTCACCAAAGACCCTTCCAAGAATTAGCCATCTCCGTTTGGTTTGAATTGAGCCTGAGAATAGTAGCATGCTATCCATTGGGTAAAGATTAGAAATATGACAAGCAGTTTTCAGTCATCCTGTGTCATTGTATGTACACTCATCATCCCATCGCTCATGCATGGAAGCGCCTTCAGACGCAACAAGGAAATGGATGAGTATATGGCCAAGTATATGAAACTAGACGACAAACTCGCTTGAACCATGCAATGTGGCGAGATCCACATAGTATCAACACACGACATGTCTCCAATAGCTCGCCATTCtgattcttttcaaaagattaCTACCTCAACGTCCATTCCTCGTTCTCTGACCATTACAGTCTTTCTATGGTTTTTCATCCTTGTCGGAGCCATAACCTGAATCGTCGGTCTCATTACCTGAATCGCCGGTATCATCACTTTTAGCACCTTCCTTTTTGGCACCTTTCTTTTTAGTAACTTTTTCTTCGGTAACTTCTTCGGTAACTTCTTCGGTAACTTCTTTTTTGGTATCGCTATCACCAGCGGTATCGTTACCGGACTGGCTTTCTGCGTCCGTCTTATTTCCCTCACTTTCGTCTCCCTGTGTGAAATATGCTGGATATGCACTCTCCAAAGTCGTGAGAAACTTTTGGGTCTGTTCCGACGCCGTTTTAAGGTAACCATGATACCTTCTTATAGTATCCTTATC
The sequence above is a segment of the Cryptococcus depauperatus CBS 7841 chromosome 5, complete sequence genome. Coding sequences within it:
- a CDS encoding tubulin gamma chain, which produces MGREIISLQAGQAGNQIGAQVINTILTSPFKGLYNPENIYVSKDGGGAGNNWAQGYSAGEKVYDDLMEMIDREADGSDSLEVSTVMAASTTTLRYPSYMNNDLVGIIASLIPTPRCHFLMTSYTPFTGDEIDKAKSIRKTTTLDVMRRLLQPKNRMVSTTSTKSSAYISCLNIISGDVDPTDVHKSLLRIRERQLANFIPWGPASIQVALTRRRGMGAGSNRVSGVMMANHTSMASLFKRMIHQYDMLRKRNAFLEQYKKEEMFADGLDEFDDARRVVAELQEEYLAAERPDYIDYGGE
- a CDS encoding rRNA 2'-O-methyltransferase fibrillarin yields the protein MTFGDRGGRGGARGGRGGGRGGGGGRGGARGGFGGGFGGGRGAARGGAGARGRGAPRGGGRGGRGGGRGGKPGLGMRGAGSVTLEPHKHEGVYIAKGKEHLLVTRNMTPGESVYGEKRISIATTNAEGEEEKIEYRVWNPFRSKLAAGILGGLDNIYIKPGAKVLYLGAASGSSVSHVSDVVGPDGVVYAVEFSHRPGRELIGMAKKRTNVVPIVDDARHPQKYRMLVQMVDVIFADVAQPDQARIIALNAHHFLKNGGAIVISIKANCIDSTAPAAQVFASEVNNMRKEGIKPKEQLTLEPYERDHAIVVGIYQRHT